The Myxococcus virescens genomic sequence AGATGCGCACCATGGCCATGAAGATGGAGGCGATGAGCGGCCCCACCAGCAGGCCCATCATCCCGAACACGGCCAGCCCGCCGAACATGGACAGGAAGACGAGCAGCGGGTGCAGCGCCATGCGCGAGCCACAGAGCCGGGGCCGGATGACGTTGTCGATGCTGCCCACCAGGAAGGCGCCCCAGGCCAGGAGGAACACGCCCTCGCTCACCTGGTTGGCGGCGATGAGCACCACCCCAATGGGCCCCCACACCAGGGCCGTGCCACCCACGGGCACCAGCGCCACCAGCACCATGGCCGCGCCCCACACGCCGGCATGCGGCACCCCCGCGATGAGCAGCCCGACGAAGCCCACGGCGCCCTGGATGAGCGCGGTGACGGTGTTGCCATAGATGATGGCGTAGGCGACGTCGGTGAACTCGCGCGCGAAGGCCTCGAAGTAGCGCCTGTCCAGCGGGATGAGCCGCATGACCTCGGCCACCAGCCGGCGCCCGTCGAGGAAGAAGTAGTACATGGCCACGGACATCAGGAACAGGTTGATGACCAGGTCCGTGCCCGCCGCCGCCACGTCGCGCAGCAACGACGCGCCGCCCGTCATCGCGGCCAGGAGCGCCCGCTCCGTCTCCGCGCTGTCCACGTCCAGCCGGAGATAGCGCTCCAAGCCCAGCGGCAGGCCGGCGAGGAACGGGTGACGCAGGTGTTGCTGCTCCAGCAGGACCTGCACCTGGCCCACGAGCTGGAACACCTCGCGCGCCACCATCCACCCGACCAGCGCCAGCGGCGCCAGGATGAGGACGAACACAGTGACGGTGGACACCCCGGCGCTGAGAGACTTGCGGCCCCCCAGCTTCTGGCACAGGGAGTCCTGCACCGGCATGAACAGCACCACCAGGAAGCCGCCCAGCAACACCGGCATCAGGAACGGCAGCAGAATCCTGGAGAAGAGAATCAGCGCCAGGGCAAAGAGCCCGGCGAATACGAAATTGGACCACCGCCTCGAGTCAGCCACCGCCCCACCCCACCCCGCCCTGCGAGCCCACCGAACGCCGCCCTTGCCCAACGTAGGAACCGGCCGTCCCACCGGGAAGTCCGGCTTCCGTCTCAAGGAGAACCAAGTCATGACTTCTGGACGTTTCGCCCCCTTCTTCGCCGGGTTGCTCCTGCTCACCACCGCGGGCTGTGGCGGAGAAGCCCCCCGCTGCACGGAATGCCCCGCGGTCGAAGGCCGCTACCGGCTGCAATTCGACACGAGCGGGGGCGTGCCTCCGGAGTGCGCGCTCCTGGGGGTGGAGGTTCCCACGGGCGAAGTCCTGGACATCGCCCGCTCGGGCGAAAACCTCACCAGCCGGCTGGCGGGCGTCCCCGTCCGGGGCACCATCACCTCCCAGGGGACCTTCGTGATGACGGGAACGGGAGTGCCCTCGGCGAACCGGACGGACACCCTGACGCTCACCGGCACCTACCTGGCGCCGCTGGCGGATGGCGGGACGGCGTCCATCAACGGCGTCCTCACGGGCAGCTACGCGCGCGCGTCCGACACGGGGGGACAGCGCTGCAACGTCAGCAGTCCGTTCTCGGCGACCCGGGACTGAGCCACGGGCCGCACGAGCGCGGTCGGAACGATTACTTCTTCTTCGACTCGGCGGCGGCCTTGGCCTCGGCCTTGTTCTTCTTGGCCCGCTTCTTCCAGGCCTGCTTGATCTTCATCTGCACGCGACGGTGCTTGCTCTTGCTGCGGGCCATCTTTGACTCCTGTGCTCCGTACGGAGACGTGAAAAGAGGGGCTTAACTATCAGAACCCGGCGGGCTCCCGGAAGAGGAACCCTCGGGCCCCCCCGGCTCGCCGGTGTCGTCCGGTGCCGGACGGGTGGGAAACGGGATTCCCTCGGCGCTCCGGACCTGGGTCGGCCGGGCGGTGGACACCTTCACGTCCCCCTCCCGGTCCTCGTTGCTGGGCCGCTCCTTGGCCGCCGGGGCGCTCGACTGCTGGGGGCGCTTCTTCACGGACGCGAAAATCGGCTTGTACGCGTCCAGGAAGCGCCGGACCTCGTCCAGGGGGAGCGCCGGGCAGTGGTTGCCGTTGGCGCCCGTCATGGACGTCGCCATGCACATGGCGTTGAGGATGGCCTCCTCGGTGGCCTCCATGACCGCCTCATAGAGGGGGTCCAGGCGCTGATCCAGGAGGAGCTTCAGTTTGTAGACCATCTTCTGCGTGCGCCGGGGGATGATGTTCGCCGTGGAGAAGCCGACGACAATCTCCCCTGAGCCGTGCGCCGCGTAGCTGCCCACGCGGCCAATGCCCAGCGCCACGCGCTTGCAGAGGCGGTTGATTTGATGGCTCAGCAACGGCGCGTCCGTGGCCACCACCGCGATGATGGAGCCGTACGTCTGGCCGCGCTTGGGCGTGCCCTTGAACTTCTCCGCCAGCACCTCGCCCACGGGCAGGCCACCCACCCGCAGGTTGTGCATCTTCCCGAAGTTGGACATCACCAGCACACCCAGCGTGTAGCCGCCCAGCACCTCCGGCAGCTTGCGGGACGACGTGCCGATGCCGCCCTTGAAGTCGCACGTCACCATGCCGGTGCCGCCGCCCACGTTCCCCTCGGCCACGGGGCCGGTGGAGGCGTTGTTGATGGCCTCGAAGACATGCTCCTCGCGCACGTGGCGCCCGGAGATGTCGTTGAGCCAGGAATCGTCACACT encodes the following:
- a CDS encoding AI-2E family transporter; translation: MADSRRWSNFVFAGLFALALILFSRILLPFLMPVLLGGFLVVLFMPVQDSLCQKLGGRKSLSAGVSTVTVFVLILAPLALVGWMVAREVFQLVGQVQVLLEQQHLRHPFLAGLPLGLERYLRLDVDSAETERALLAAMTGGASLLRDVAAAGTDLVINLFLMSVAMYYFFLDGRRLVAEVMRLIPLDRRYFEAFAREFTDVAYAIIYGNTVTALIQGAVGFVGLLIAGVPHAGVWGAAMVLVALVPVGGTALVWGPIGVVLIAANQVSEGVFLLAWGAFLVGSIDNVIRPRLCGSRMALHPLLVFLSMFGGLAVFGMMGLLVGPLIASIFMAMVRIYRRDFLGIGRAEHLSAHDENMSAPPMSEPASSRMSPAAPAMGPAATLNA
- a CDS encoding P1 family peptidase, which gives rise to MVHIPEETGPRVRARELGLPLGRFKPGKFNAITDVEGVLVGHSTLIRGEGPLRPGHGPVRTGVTAILPNEGNIFMERMTGGGFVLNGAGEVAGMTQLMEWGLIETPILLTNTMAVGAVSDGVARYLVDRYPGIGDEHDVIIPVVGECDDSWLNDISGRHVREEHVFEAINNASTGPVAEGNVGGGTGMVTCDFKGGIGTSSRKLPEVLGGYTLGVLVMSNFGKMHNLRVGGLPVGEVLAEKFKGTPKRGQTYGSIIAVVATDAPLLSHQINRLCKRVALGIGRVGSYAAHGSGEIVVGFSTANIIPRRTQKMVYKLKLLLDQRLDPLYEAVMEATEEAILNAMCMATSMTGANGNHCPALPLDEVRRFLDAYKPIFASVKKRPQQSSAPAAKERPSNEDREGDVKVSTARPTQVRSAEGIPFPTRPAPDDTGEPGGPEGSSSGSPPGSDS